The DNA segment CCTCACGATTTGCGGTAAGAATTACCAGAGCGAGAAATCGCAAAATCAGTGGAAACATGACCTGCAAGTGGGAAAAGAGCTTCCCAGAAAGGGGCGTGGAGCTGGCTGGGGGGCGCGGTGGATCGCGGTCGACCGGTCCTGAGCTATCACACTCCTCCGCGATGGTCCCAGCGCTACTGCAGCGTCTGTGCGGTTTGGACCAGTTCGATGAACTCTTTGCGGAGTCCCCAGGGATCTTCGCCGAGAGCCGATTCAGCGACCTCTTGGACGGTGGAGAGCGTCCACTCCCCTGCGTGCGGGCTGTTGCGTAGGAGCATGCCAAAACTGGCGACGGCCGCGGCGAACTGGAAATCCGTGTCGCAGGCGGCAAATTCGCTGGTTTGGTTACTGACAGCGATTTCCTGCAGCGTGCTTTCATCCGAATCGGGAAGTTTGTAACGAAGTTTTAACGTTAGCAGTTCGCCCGACTTTGCATCCGACGTCGCTTCACTTGGCTGTTGGTATTTCAGGGGGCCAGCGTCCGGAAGGTCGGCAATGGTATCGGCGCCGGCAGGAATGATTTCGTACAGAGCGGTGACGGTATGCCCTGCACCGATTTCGCCAGCATCCTTTTTGTCGTCGTTAAAGTCCTCGCTGTTTAGCATCCGGTTTTCGTAGCCGATCAAGCGGTAGGCGGCGACTTCTTGTGGATTGAATTCGACTTGGATTTTGACATCCTTGGCGATCGTCACCAGCGTACCGGATAGCTGCTGAACGAGGACTTTGCGCGCTTCGTTGATCGTATCGATGAAGGCGTAGTTTCCATTGCCACGGCCACTGATCTGTTCCATCATCGAATCGTTGAAATTGCCCATTCCAAATCCGAGAACGGTTAATTCAATCCCGCTGGCCGATTCGGTTTCGACAAGGTCCAGCATCTGGTCGGTGCCAGTTCGGCCGACATTAAAATCGCCGTCGCTGCAGAGGATGACTCGATTGGTTCCTTCCTCGGCAAAATGTTCGCGAGCCACTTTGTAGGCAAGTTCCAGGCCTTCGCCTCCGTTGGTGCTACCACCCGCTTTTAGTCGCGACAGCGCGTTCAGGATTGTGTCCGCTTGGTCGGCGGGAGTGCTGTCTAGGACAAGTCCTGCCGCTCCGGCGTAGGCTACGATGGCGACGCGGTCCTTCGATCCCAGTTCGCCCAGCAGTAGGCGAAGCCCGCGTTGCAGCAGTGGCAATTTGTTTGGAGCGTTCATCGACCCGGAAGCGTCGACCAAGAGGACCAGATTGCTCTCGGGGCGTTTGCTGTTGCTGATTTCCCGACCCTTGATCGCAAACCGAGCCAGGTAGTGTTCAGGATTCCAGGGGCACTTTGCGAGTGTCACTTGGGTTGCAAAAGGATCGTCAGCTTTCTTGCCGGGGGCTTCGTATTGATAGTCGAAGTAATTCACCAATTCCTCGATGCGGACCGAATCGGGGCGAGGAAGGCGATGGTGATCGAGCAGGAATTGACGGACTTTGCTGTAAGAGGCGGTGTCTACGTCGATTGAAAAGGTGCTTAGCGGGTGATCGGTAACTCGCTGAAACGCGTTTTCTGTGATCTTGTCATATTTGTCGCCGCCTTGCCCTGCCCCTGTGCCTTCGTCGGGTGCAGCCATTCCAGCTGCGTCCATTCCAGGCTCGTTTAAGACGTTGGCCGAAGGATAGTCTTGCGTCTCCAAATCTGAATCCGCCGGCGACCCTTCCGTGGCAATTTTGGCAGGTTCGCTCCGACCACAGCCGATTGCAAGCAATAACATCAACACGCTCGCACCGGCCAATATCTTTTGTGACCGGGGAAATGGACGTGTGCTCATGGATCGTCTCCGACGTCAGGCTGGATTGTGACAAGGCCCTCGCATTACGCGATGATATCGTGGATCGGGGTGCCGTGGTCAATTTCTAGCCGTTTTCGTCCTGGGATTTCTAGCTTTCTTGAATCCAACCCCAGCTGATGCATGATCGTGGCATGGACATCGGTCACGTAATGCCGGTCTTCGACAGCATGGAATCCGATCTCGTCGGTGGCTCCGTGCACAACGCCTCGTTTCAGTCCGCCTCCGGCCATCCAGACGGTGAACCCAAAGATGTGATGGTCGCGGCCGTCAGCACCTTGAGAGCCCGGTGTGCGTCCGAATTCCGTGGCGAATACCACCAGCGTTTCGTCCAGCAGGCCTCGTCTTTGCAGGTCGGCCAGCAACCCGCCAATCGGTTGATCGACGGCCAGGGAGTGTTTGGTGTGGTTTGCTTTTAGGCCACCATGAGCATCCCAGGCTCCGGCCCCTCCGCCGCCATGCTGGATCTGGATGAATCGGACGCCTCGTTCCACCAAGCGGCGGGCGGCAAGAAGTTGCATTGCAAAATCTTTGCAGTGCGGTTTGTCGATCCCGTAAAGGGCTTTCGTTTCGGCGGTCTCTTGCGAAAAATCGACGACCTCAGGGACCGATTTCTGCATTCGGAAGGCAAGTTCATACGACGCGATTCGAGCCTCCATCGCTGGGTCGGCCGGGAACGCTTTCCCGCGATGAGCGTTTAATTGCTCCAGCAGTCCTTTGCCAATCGCCCTTGCTTCGGGCGGAAAATCTTTTTCCGGTTGGCTGTAATCCAAAGGATTGTTCGGATCGATTCGCAGTGGGACGGCATCATGCGATGGCCCTAGGTAGTGCCCGTCCCGTTTGTTCCAGTACTCGCGTTTACCGATTGATATGAATTGAGGCAAGTTGTCGTTCAGCGATCCCAGACCGTAGTGGACCCATGCCCCAAGTGTTGGGAAATCGCCATCGTTGCGATGTCGTCCGGAATGAAACTGAGTCTGCGCACCGTGGTTGCTGTCGGTCGTCCACATCGAACGAACGATCGCGAGGTTATCGGCTTGGCTGGCGACATGAGGGAACCAGTCGCTGATTTCGATTCCGCTTTCGCCATGTTTTTTGAAACCGACTTGCAGCGGGTAAAGTTTGTTGCGTTGGTTGCCGTTTCCGTCGGGCGCAACCAAGCGTTCCAAAGCAAGTTTCTTAGGGTCTTGAGTATCTGCAAACGGCGTTTCCTGGATCGTTTTGCCGCCATACTTGGTAAGCATCGGTTTGGGGTCAAAGCTTTCCATTTGGCTGACCCCGCCGTTCATGAACAACCAAATCACATTTTTGGCTTTGGGAGCAAAGTGAGGTTGCCCGGTGGGGGGAGACCAGTTGGTTGAAGCCCCCTGGCTATCCTGTTCAAGTAGAGCGGCAAGCGCGACCGCCGAGAGGCCTTTCCCGATGTCGGCGAGGAAGCGACGGCGTGGTTGTTGAGGAAGGAGCATTTCGGAAATCCGTAGGGTGCAAATAGTTGATCGCGAGGGTTCAGTAGCCTTCACTCTCCTAGGTCAAGGAAGGTGAAGAGCGTGCTGTATTCAGTCTTTGCGCTACTTTCGTGGAGCGAAAGGCGACTCTCTGGGCTCGGGTGTCCTGTTTATCTCAGCGTGACAAAGTCGTTGTGATTGATCAGTACCCAAACAAGGCGAGCTCGAGCCTTTTCGGCCGAGCCTTCGGGCAAGGCTTGCCATGATTCGAGGGCCGCTTCGCTGGCTTCGATTTCATTTGAATCGGCGTCGATCCCGAGGACTTGCTGGAACGCTTTGTTGATGAAATCGGCCGGTTTGTCTTCGGGTTGGCTTAACTTTTGAGCGATTTTTTCCGCTGCTGATAAAACAAATTCGCTGTTGCTAAGTGCCAACGCCTGTTGCGGCACGATGCTCTGTTCGCGTAAGTAGCAATCGGTGACCAAAGCTTCATCGAACATGGTTAAGAACAACGCGCGTTGGTTGTTCGAATGAAAGAAGTAAAGGCTTCGGCGTTTCGATTTCTCTTGCTGGGCAGCGGGGATCGAAGGCCCGCCGATGGTTGCGTCCAGGTCCCCGGCAAGCGACAAGATCGAATCGCGTAGCACTTGCGATTCCAGCCGGATTGAACTTCGTCGCCACCAATACTGGTTGTCAGGGTCGATGGCAAGGTTCGCTTCGGCGCCCGCAACGGTCGACTGCATGCGGTAGGTGGAAGACTGCACGATCAGGCGGTGGAGGTGCTTCATACTCCAGCCGCTATCGATCAGTTCACTAGCCAGCCAGTTAAGCAGTTGTGGATTTTTCGGAGCCGATCCATTGCGACCGAAATCGAACATGCTGGCGACCAGTGGATCGCCAAAGTGGCGAGCCCAGATGTGGTTGGCAGCGACTCGAGCGGTTAGCGGGTTGCGGGAGTCGGTGATCCAGTTGGCAAGCGCCGTTCGCCGCCCGCTGCTGGTGGCTGGGAACGCGATGGGGGGATCGTCTTTCCCGGTGTGCTGGAATCGGGTCGGGGTCCAGCGAGCTCCAGGGATCGGGGTGACCTTAGCGTCCGCTTTGATCTCTTCTGTAAGCGCGGCTTCCGCTTGCTTAACGGCCTTCTCTTTTTCCGTCTGCTTTTTGGTCAACGCCTCTTTTTTGTCTTCGCTGGCTTTGGCAAGTTGACCCTGGGCATTCAGTAAGGCGATTTTTGCTTCCAGTAGTTGAACCTGTTGTTCTGAGCGAATCGCATTCGATCGATTTTCTTTCAGGGTTTCCTCGCTGGCGTTGTCCCACTGGCTTTGCAGGTAGGCGATTCGCAGTTTCAGTGAGGCATACTGAGCCTCCGCCAACGATGCGGCCAGCACGGCACTTTCTGAATCAGGCGACGCTTCCAGTTTCGCAATCGCTTGTTGCTGTTTGGTTTCGGCGGCCTTTAGGTAGTTTTCCTGCACCCAGTTTCGGCGGTTTGGCTGCCACGCTTCGGGAGGAAGTTCGACCGTTTGGATCGGTGGAACCTCCGCAGCTGAATCCATGCCTGTTAGGAATTCTGGCATTCCGGGGGCGATGACCGTCGATTTGTCAGGGTTCCCCTCTTCGCCGCGAATAAGGCGGTAGGTCGGTGCGTCTTGGATCGCATCAAAGGCTCGGGGGATTCCGTCCTTGCTGAAGTCGGTCTCTCCGGGGACCATGTCTAAACGGACTTGGTAGGGTTCGAAGAAGGCGCGCAGTTTGTAATATTCGACCTGGGTGATTGGGTCGTATTTGTGGTCGTGGCATTTTGCACAGTTAAAGGTCAAGCCCAGGAAACCCTTGCCGACATGTTCAACGGTTTCTTCCATCCATTGGTTTCGATTGAATAGAAAAAAGTTGCGAGCCAAATAGCCCGACGCGCGAAGCGATTCGATGTCGTTCGGTTGCAGTTCGTCGGCTGCCAACATCAACCGGACCATTTCGTCGTACGGTTTGTCTTCATTCAGGGATTCAACGATCCAGTCGCGCCAGTGCCACATATGTCGTTGGCTGTTTCGTAGCTGTGCGTTTAGTCCCCACCAGTCACTAAAACGCCATACATCCATCCAGTGCCGACCCCATCGCTCGCCGTGCCGAGGATCGTTTAGCAATTGTTCGGTCGCCGCTTGGTACCATTCGTCGTCGGAGTCTTGGGAATGACGTTCGAATTCCTCTGCGGTTGGGGGCAGCCCAATCAGGTCCATGTAAAGCCGACGAATCAGCGCCGTCCGCGAAGCTTCGGGTTGTGGTTTGAGCCCATGCTTTTCGTGGCCCGCTGCTACAAAACTATCGATCGGATTTCGCACCCAGGATGTATTGGCAACCTCAGGAATCGGTGGGCGGGTGATCGGTTGAAAGGCCCAGTGGCTTTCGGGGTCGGCTTCGGGTTGTTCGTTTTCAGGAGCCTTGGCCCCTGCTTGAATCCAGTCCTTTAGCCACTGCAGGTGTTCGGCGGTGAGTGGTTCGCCC comes from the Roseimaritima multifibrata genome and includes:
- a CDS encoding DUF1501 domain-containing protein, whose protein sequence is MLLPQQPRRRFLADIGKGLSAVALAALLEQDSQGASTNWSPPTGQPHFAPKAKNVIWLFMNGGVSQMESFDPKPMLTKYGGKTIQETPFADTQDPKKLALERLVAPDGNGNQRNKLYPLQVGFKKHGESGIEISDWFPHVASQADNLAIVRSMWTTDSNHGAQTQFHSGRHRNDGDFPTLGAWVHYGLGSLNDNLPQFISIGKREYWNKRDGHYLGPSHDAVPLRIDPNNPLDYSQPEKDFPPEARAIGKGLLEQLNAHRGKAFPADPAMEARIASYELAFRMQKSVPEVVDFSQETAETKALYGIDKPHCKDFAMQLLAARRLVERGVRFIQIQHGGGGAGAWDAHGGLKANHTKHSLAVDQPIGGLLADLQRRGLLDETLVVFATEFGRTPGSQGADGRDHHIFGFTVWMAGGGLKRGVVHGATDEIGFHAVEDRHYVTDVHATIMHQLGLDSRKLEIPGRKRLEIDHGTPIHDIIA
- a CDS encoding PSD1 and planctomycete cytochrome C domain-containing protein → MLKRTHLPTATRVILLIAAATCSLPSGAADPSELYQTKIKPLLRERCFSCHGALKDEAGLRVDTVAQMLDGGIITAGDATDSTLIERVSTADVSERMPPEHEGEPLTAEHLQWLKDWIQAGAKAPENEQPEADPESHWAFQPITRPPIPEVANTSWVRNPIDSFVAAGHEKHGLKPQPEASRTALIRRLYMDLIGLPPTAEEFERHSQDSDDEWYQAATEQLLNDPRHGERWGRHWMDVWRFSDWWGLNAQLRNSQRHMWHWRDWIVESLNEDKPYDEMVRLMLAADELQPNDIESLRASGYLARNFFLFNRNQWMEETVEHVGKGFLGLTFNCAKCHDHKYDPITQVEYYKLRAFFEPYQVRLDMVPGETDFSKDGIPRAFDAIQDAPTYRLIRGEEGNPDKSTVIAPGMPEFLTGMDSAAEVPPIQTVELPPEAWQPNRRNWVQENYLKAAETKQQQAIAKLEASPDSESAVLAASLAEAQYASLKLRIAYLQSQWDNASEETLKENRSNAIRSEQQVQLLEAKIALLNAQGQLAKASEDKKEALTKKQTEKEKAVKQAEAALTEEIKADAKVTPIPGARWTPTRFQHTGKDDPPIAFPATSSGRRTALANWITDSRNPLTARVAANHIWARHFGDPLVASMFDFGRNGSAPKNPQLLNWLASELIDSGWSMKHLHRLIVQSSTYRMQSTVAGAEANLAIDPDNQYWWRRSSIRLESQVLRDSILSLAGDLDATIGGPSIPAAQQEKSKRRSLYFFHSNNQRALFLTMFDEALVTDCYLREQSIVPQQALALSNSEFVLSAAEKIAQKLSQPEDKPADFINKAFQQVLGIDADSNEIEASEAALESWQALPEGSAEKARARLVWVLINHNDFVTLR
- a CDS encoding vWA domain-containing protein, with amino-acid sequence MSTRPFPRSQKILAGASVLMLLLAIGCGRSEPAKIATEGSPADSDLETQDYPSANVLNEPGMDAAGMAAPDEGTGAGQGGDKYDKITENAFQRVTDHPLSTFSIDVDTASYSKVRQFLLDHHRLPRPDSVRIEELVNYFDYQYEAPGKKADDPFATQVTLAKCPWNPEHYLARFAIKGREISNSKRPESNLVLLVDASGSMNAPNKLPLLQRGLRLLLGELGSKDRVAIVAYAGAAGLVLDSTPADQADTILNALSRLKAGGSTNGGEGLELAYKVAREHFAEEGTNRVILCSDGDFNVGRTGTDQMLDLVETESASGIELTVLGFGMGNFNDSMMEQISGRGNGNYAFIDTINEARKVLVQQLSGTLVTIAKDVKIQVEFNPQEVAAYRLIGYENRMLNSEDFNDDKKDAGEIGAGHTVTALYEIIPAGADTIADLPDAGPLKYQQPSEATSDAKSGELLTLKLRYKLPDSDESTLQEIAVSNQTSEFAACDTDFQFAAAVASFGMLLRNSPHAGEWTLSTVQEVAESALGEDPWGLRKEFIELVQTAQTLQ